From one Salmo salar chromosome ssa09, Ssal_v3.1, whole genome shotgun sequence genomic stretch:
- the ezra gene encoding LOW QUALITY PROTEIN: ezrin a (The sequence of the model RefSeq protein was modified relative to this genomic sequence to represent the inferred CDS: deleted 1 base in 1 codon), translated as MPKAVNIRVTSMDAELEFSIVPSTTGKELFDQVSRTVGLRETWYFGLLFVNTKGFQTWLKFDKKVLAQEVKKDVPLQFRFTAKFYPEDVDEELIQESTQKLFFLQVKEDILNDEVYCPPESAVLLASYSVQAKFGDFNKETHQNGYLANECLLPKRVLDQHKLSKEQWEQRIQTWHEEHRAMLKEDAMLEYLKIAQDLEMYGVNFFDIKNRKGTELWLGVDALGLNIYEKDDRLTPKIGFPWSEIRNISFNDKKFIIKPIDKKAPDFVFYAPRLGMNKRILALCMGNHELYMKRRKPDNIEVQQMKTKAREEKHQKQMERAQLENEKKKREAMEKEKDQMEREKQDLMLRLYQFEETTKRAERELQEQLERAIRLEEERRRVEEEAGRLEAERQAALLAKEELARQAVIQLESQEQLAAELAEYTAKIALLEEAKRIQEEEAETWQSRAKEVQEDLLKTREELHLVMAAPAAIPAPPSPDSSHSSHSDHEESEENSTYSAELQQQDINDHREEEERVTEAEKNKRIQAQLMSLSADLAETRDDTMKTQNDLLHTENVRAGRDKYKTLRQIRMGNTKQRVDEFESL; from the exons GTCAATATCCGGGTTACCAGCATGGATGCTGAGTTGGAGTTCTCCATTGTTCCCAGCACCACCGGCAAAGAGTTGTTCGATCAG GTGTCCAGAACGGTCGGTCTGCGGGAGACCTGGTACTTCGGCCTGCTGTTCGTCAACACCAAAGGGTTCCAAACATGGCTGAAGTTTGATAAAAAA gtGTTAGCCCAGGAAGTAAAGAAAGATGTTCCCCTCCAGTTTCGTTTTACG GCCAAGTTCTACCCAGAGGACGTGGATGAGGAGCTGATCCAGGAGAGCACCCAGAAACTGTTCTTCctgcag GTGAAGGAGGACATCCTAAATGATGAGGTGTACTGCCCTCCAGAGTCTGCTGTTCTGCTAGCCTCCTACTCTGTACAGGCCAAGTTTGGAGACTTCAATAAGGAAACACACCAGAATGGTTACCTGGCCAATGAATGCCTGCTGCCCAAGAG aGTGCTGGATCAACACAAGCTGTCTAAAGAACAGTGGGAGCAGCGGATCCAGACCTGGCACGAGGAACACAGAGCTATGCTCAA GGAGGATGCTATGCTGGAGTATCTAAAGATCGCCCAGGACTTGGAGATGTATGGAGTCAACTTCTTTGACATTAAGAACAGGAAGGGGACAGAGCTGTGGCTCGGGGTAGATGCCCTGGGACTCAACATCTACGAGAAGGACGACAG ACTGACTCCAAAGATTGGGTTTCCCTGGAGTGAAATTAGGAACATTTCATTCAATGATAAAAAGTTCATCATCAAGCCCATTGATAAGAAAGCTCCC GATTTTGTGTTCTACGCCCCTCGTCTGGGGATGAATAAGCGCATCCTGGCTCTGTGCATGGGGAACCATGAGCTATACATGAAACGCAGGAAGCCGGACAACATCGAGGTGCAGCAGATGAAGACTAAGGCCAGGGAGGAGAAACACCAGAAACAGATGGAAAG GGCCCAGCTGGAGAACGAGAAGAAGAAGCGGGAGGCCATGGAGAAAGAGAAggatcagatggagagagagaagcaggactTGATGCTGAGGCTTTACCAGTTTGAGGAGACAAccaagagggcagagagag AACTACAGGAGCAGCTGGAGAGAGCTATCCGtctggaagaggagaggaggagggtggaggaagagGCAGGCAGGCTGGAGGCTGAGAGACAGGCTGCTCTACTGGCCAAAGAAGAGCTGGCCAGGCAGGCTGTGATTCAGCTAGAGAGTCAGGAACAGCTG gcTGCAGAGCTGGCAGAGTACACGGCTAAGATCGCCCTGTTGGAGGAGGCCAAGAGGATCCAGGAGGAAGAGGCCGAAACATGGCAGAGCAGA GCTAAAGAGGTGCAGGAGGACCTTCTGAAGACTAGGGAGGAGCTTCACTTGGTAATGGCCGCCCCCGCTGCCATCCCGGCCCCTCCCTCACCCgacagcagccacagcagccacAGCGACCATGAGGAAAGCGAGGAGAACAGCACCTACAGCGCTGAGTTGCAGCAGCAGGACATCAATGACCATCGGGAGGAGGAGGAGCGTGTCACCGAGGCCGAGAAGAACAAACGCATTCAGGCACAACTAATG TCCCTGAGTGCTGACCTGGCCGAGACCAGAGACGACACCATGAAGACTCAGAACGACCTGCTACACACGGAGAACGTCCGCGCTGGCAGAGACAAGTACAAGACCCTGCGGCAGATCCGTATGGGCAACACCAAGCAGAGAGTGGACGAGTTTGAATCCTTGTAg